CAGTTTCTACAGTACATTCATCTGTCCAACAGTAATACTACTTTAAATCTAACTTTCTTCTTGAGGATTAAATAAGGAAGAAtcaaacaaagtattaaatagcAAATTTGTGGACactattttgcattttgtggaGAATGTGCCACAAATACCCAGTATTTATAGTATTTTTACCATAACCAACTGAAGTTGGCTGTCAGATATTCAGacctattgattttttttatatttgatacTTATAATTTTGAAGTTGATCaagattatatatattttttctattttcttgactttataatgtaatttttatacTGATTTATGTCACTATgcctttattttttacttttcattTGAATATAAAAAGTCTTTCTATAATTATGAAATACTGTATTTACTCATTACACTTTTTTACGCAAACGTCAATTTTCTGTTATTGCTTTGTCAGAGACATGGCTTCCAGAGACATTAAGTGAATTATTTAAATTCCCTATGTtcaattttactttaatgaagCTCAATGGagcaaaatattataaaaacaaaaagcatAAGAGAATTATGAGTAAGTCAAACATTTCTAAATTAAAGGATAAGCTTGGGattatttataaaagaaatatgaTGCTAAACTTgcatatgaattttttttacaatttgcagTAGGCCTACTACTAGGTGATCTAGTCTAGACTTTAGTTACCCTTGCTTTACAGTTGACTTATTGAAGTTATTGAGAAAATATGTTGCAAATCCTACATTTCTTACTCATAATATTTACTTATCCTGtagaaataaatatgtttactcTATTAGATCTgccacaaatattttttttaaatagggaTGGGCATGAGTACTTGATTGCTCAAGTACTTGAACGTGGCATCGATAACGAAAACGATGATGTGGGACGTGCTTTGATTGGACgtgttttaaaggggccatgacatgaaaatgttagcattgccactttgtaggtgtgagcaataattaggtcattgaaattttaCTCTGCTTATAAGGTCATAAGGAGctccgccccttaatctgcactatccaaccacagcactgccatttagtgcagagagatagagagagaaaaaataataattgacagcacaattgagtttcaattgcaacaaaccaccatcattgtgatcagtgtttgcacttcatccactcatctgcattttaaaggacacacctaaaatggcacatttttgctcacacctacaaagtgcaatgctaacattttcatgccatgCCCCCTTTAAAGTGCGCTGTTAATGCACATCCACAATgggagttaaactttctgtcCAGTACCTAACTTAGTTTAAGTCTTGCATTTTCTGCAGATATACTGTATGCACATtgtttaaaggggtggttcaatggtatttcaagcattctggcttattaacacagttatagagttgtttcctcatgctaaacgtaggcaaactgtcaaaaaagcagttggacgtgttaaagagtatttctgtgccgaatgcactttgccaggTTTCGTACatgtttcggaaagtttttttcgattacaggtccaaccgacatttcaggggttttctatacgtatcacatctttatatgggcacttcccccggaaaaccccgcccacccgtcaatcagcgggagacggtagaacttacaaacattcacatcacgcgacagctttgtttaatttcaaaactcaacaatggcacgaatgaagaagtgtgtttttggatgtaaggagaagaaatccagccttatgaaaacaatggatatagtttattatccggggtaacagcggagttttgcgtgtgtgatgcgctggattttcccaaccgggtcatgacgagttgcacgcgttaagtaagacttctgtcttatgttggaaatagtcgcgtgcatattatataaatgacacgaacatgtagtgaatcataagttaaacagtgttgtatagtgttgaatgactcgtactcgctcctcctgcggtagtaactcctccttcttcattttttcgtacgttatcggaaagattcagtaaagctaatctttcttttatacatctgattaaactaaagactctttggagatataaaggatgtcatactactctataggtactccagattaacatcagaaatgcagaaacagcgtgtgtttcGTGAacttaaatacatttatgttgtttatAACGCTTAATATGTAGAGTGCGTCATATAGAAAGTgaatcagtttgtgtttattaaccttTTAGTTTCACTCCATCACGCAGCTTTTCCTGTTATCCtgttagaggtttctgttaaaaacatttaattaattaataataataatatgtgtCTTTTGTTCTGCcaaagtttcttcaaaattaagttttatttgagtgtttttaatttaaaaaaaatcattttcaccATGACGTATACgacccgcccctttgattgcaaCCTGCCCACAGGTTGGCATTGTATAGAGCCCTTCCCCCAGAGAATCACCAGTCTTTATAGattgataattttttttcttttaattaaaagGCAGGAGCGTCCTTATACAGTCTGGGAAACATTGTCATTGCgcattgcattttgggaaggtTCTGCCATATCATGCCCTACATGCACAATAGGAGATGCTTTTCTAGTATGCAGCAACAGAAAATTATAGGCCAAATAAAGCAATATTAATAAATCAAACGGAGATGACGGTGAAATGCTCTTATAGAGACAAGCTTAACAAAAAGCAAATATATAGTATAGCGAAAAAAATTAAGGATACCAACAGAATTTATCCATATGAACACAACAAGTGGACTGGTGAAATGAGCGAGCAACCGTACGTAACATTTCTAGATGTATTTTCATATCTTGTTTGTGGTGTCGGCATGAAAAGATTTAAACAGTTTAAGAATGACAAATCTCTCGAGGTCCACCAGGTTCACGAATGGATGCGTGCAGAATCTGCAGCTTTACTGAATCGTCCAGAAAACCATAGTTTTTGGCCTGATTGTTTATGATATCTGTATGTAACATTGATACAGTActtgttttactttttgtttttgcaCCAAAGTAACAATCAGTAAGTTTACATGTTTTATGTCTGTATCTGCCACTTTACATGTTTTGCTTGTTGTAAGCTTGTTTTTTTGTCATTCATTGTGTTAAAAGATGGAATGAAACATATATAAAGCTTTAATCTATTTCAAACATAGTACTTAATATGTTTGGTAAGCGGACAATGTTTATTTAGGGTTTAATGCATAATCTCATGGTGCAATGTTGTTTTTTGGCCAACATCTTCTGGCAGTGTAGATTCATAAATCTCTGATATCTGTCCACACTGCGTGTTAGATCAAATCATAACGTAGAAATTTGATTGCAACATAATGCATACTTAGAGTCCTCAGCTTTAAACTTTGGGTGCATTTACCAGGTCCCAAAAAGATCAAAAGTGCAACAAAATTATTGAGAATGGAAGAAATCGTGAGAGCAGAGGTTGCGTTAGACTTTTTCATTGTCCGTCATTTTATGGACAGTGTCGTAAAAATTACATCATAATCGATTATTAAtcatctttttatattttaatgatatgaaaaaaataaatagcgaaaatggtaagaaaataggacaaaacagttgagtaaccaatccgtgagaatgccacggaaaaagacagtccgtagcagggccacggaaaaatgcggagatccgtgagaaggccacagaaaaattagcaaaaaattccgtgactatcccacacATGTCTACACCCCTGCTTTCTCGTCTTCTGCTACCCATGCCATGCGATGCCATTTTGTTAACTGGATATCCATTACTGTTTCCAACTgggaaaacaataaatcacactTCATTTAAGATTCTGTTTTCACGATTGTGactgctgtcatttaaacgtCTTTTAGCCGGTAAAATATACAAACTTTAGCAGCGTCCACCACACTTCCGTATACACTCCTAATGCATTGAGTTGCTGACGTCGGGTTCCTGAGTCTAtttgagcattgcattgtgcccTATATAGTTGTAGCAGTGCTTTTGTTAGCGGTTGTAATTTTTACCTCAAAAATGATTTTATGACACAATGTTTAGTTTTGTGGAGGAATTATTTTATTGAAACTTTAGAAGACTAATACCAGGAATCCATGATACGCCTCATGCTCATGAATCTCATGCCACCCATATTGCTGAAGTTCCTGTACTCTCCAGGCCTGACGTACCACATCCTGCCTCTGTAGTGAGGCTGCTCATACATGAGCCAGTGACCGTCCATCACATGACAGGACTGACATTGAGACATGCGGTAGCGGTCCATGATGTTGTCACAGTCGTCCATCATCTCGTACATCTGACCCATGAAGTTCTCCCTCTCATAGATCCTCATTCTGTAGGATCCTCTGTGCTGTAGGAAGAAGTTCAGTATATAAGTTTATACACAAAGAACCAACatcaaacaaagaaataaatctaaatCAAGTTCTGCCAATCAAACCTAAAAAGAAGATTTTTTCAAATATTCATAAGTCAGTTGATTTATTTAGAAATCTTCTCTGAACTCACCATGGGGATCATACGGCAGGATCTGATCCAGTTGCTCATACCAAACATAGACATGTAATCGGCGTACTCGCCCCTCTTAAAGAAATACTGGTGTCCCATGTAGTTTGGATGATCGTACATCATGAAGCATCCGTTCTCTACTCTACATGAGTGACAGCGGCTCAGATAGGAGGACATATCAGCACAGTCGCTATTACACTCATAAGAGCGACCCTGGAAGTTTCTGTCCTCGTAGAAGATGACCTAAAAATGAGTTAAGTTATTGTTAGTAACctattgtaaaaaaacaaagttatttGTATTAAACTAATGGAAATCAAGTTTACCTTGCCCATGTTTGTGGTTGTGCTGGCTGATCTTCAGTAGTTTCACAGAGAAGAAGCTGAATCTGATTCTGGTTGTTGGCTGACTGCTGTCACTCGTACCTTTATACTAAACTAAGACTAAAGACTGGACGGCGTCTATTGTTATTCAATTCCTGACAGTGCAAGTTAAATACAGAGGCCTTTACAGCTAAAGGTTATTATGTAGATCTTAGTTTTCTCTTTTGTTAGAATTCCAGAATTTCTAAAGTTTGCTAAAATACAAGAATATAAAATGTTAATTGTTGTTTTAGTTTAACAGTTTGTTATATTTTGGTGAAATATTTACAGTCACAAGGTGTAACAATGAAAACATACAGAAATTCTTCTCAGttatgtttttcctattttataATGACAATATAAAATTGGTTTgaaaacactgacatatttGTTTCGAGAATGTATTTCCACCTTATAAcagaatttatttttataatatgtattttagtacatttaataacattttacttTCTAACAATCTCAATTTTAATCTATtaaaaatttgcatttaatttagaaattaacaaaatatgtaatttattatatcatgtttcatgtttgcaatatttttttatattaattgtaATGATACATTTTCTCATTGATTAAaaaattgggtaacactttagaaTAAGGTTCATAATGCtaggtacacaccaaaagataatcgggctgaaTTTTGTCAGATTTCCCCCCTTCTGACAATCACAATTGTCACAATCATCTTGATGATTCcacagattatcttatcagattttaccttggtgtgaggtgtgttaagagtgtccgaacctgaTCGAAAGAATGTCAGGGCCACCCAGATTGcgaatcgtaaatattaaacatgtttgatCAGTAATTCTGATGTGTGTGGTAACCCCGAGGACAAACGCGTGCAAGTTCTTGAGATTTtcacgtgaaacgaaacaaTATCCAACTAGAAAGTGAAATGATGAAAGACGAAAGCAGTCATGGCGCAGTGAAGTTGATGCAAAGTGAACTTGTACAGATCATGTTCCCGCTGTCTCCGTGACTTCACCCaaaccattttctttttttcgcttgaattttctgtgaaaatcatttcaagcactatcattgaaatttcttcctgcatattgtccgccatgcttattctgaagtctcaCGAGATTTTGCAAGATTTCCTGTGTTTACACTCGAGACTCTGattgaaaatctgtttgtgtgtggtgtgctgtatTTGGctagcctgactacgtcagacttcgtacttccgctaaatttcattacgcttctgtactcagtctgagatacctcccattcaaaccgttttccTCCGGTCTCAAAACGTccgtccaatcaacgaacagagggcgggctgagagccgtgacgtagacgctaaacgccgaatcacggttgtagtttgttgtggacatggagatacagaaagctatttgctctgttgtggagaaccggcacttgccaacttaaacccgaacaagaaaagtgtttgttaaacatttgaatggagattatgttgttgccctactcccgacaagtttttggaaaagtttaatttatcaactttaccgatcgtcagcgagaaactgtgtgcagcacagcttgacgtgcacaacgatcgagaaatcatggaagggaattatattgttcacagttaatggtggaggacgcgtgggcaagcattctttggtgacattcccgattaaccagaaaataaggtaggaagatttaatttacatatggttgtctggtggaagagtttgagaggagagaggggcgttcctcccgttagacgtgagtggaaagccaccgtaaggatagtgttcaactagctctggcACGATTTACTTaacataatctgcaaaagtcgttcatagccatgttaactctggtatttcgctcgatgggtttatacgtgtattttacagcagagattcgatgcggctgatccggcgcataaagcacatcatatccaaatgttatgtgtgattggcttacgtttagaccaatgattttaaacttcagacaagcccctcccacgagaaggaaaacgattgtcaattatgcccagccagactctgtctatgaagcgaagcaaaatagcagaggatggtattaccaggctagtATTTGGCACAGCACACACTATACTGTAGGTgcaaaacggttaaatctaggattttttattCTCATGTTTCtggtctatcacattttgaaaatcttataagatctaaaaaatcttttggtgtgtacccaacattagttaactacattagttaaagGTATAGGGAATATTTTcccgatttttttaaaagaaccaccctcacagttttaaaaaatgcacatgcgcaacactctaccttttcccgagagggaacgcctattAAACCTGTGCAcaagcttacatcaacttttactagtactagcagtgattttaaaaggatttctccaaatagcatgccaCACTTTACCTGTCTAGTAGAAACTTCGCGACTGATGTATCAGTGGGAACCCCGACCTGTGCTTTAGCGCACGCAAGTCTGTAAAACATTATCCCAAAATAcacctttctcttcttgtcatacaattcgtagatactttttctcttgcgacccttagacattttgaaaaaacacagtgaaaactacaaaactgTAGCTCACCACACACATAAGtgtgcatgtgcagaaagcgaaaaCTACATAGGGACGAGCATGTACAATGCCTTACATAAACATAtcaccagaatgattgacaactaggaggacctatagtcttgatgatccacctggaaaaagaaaatcctctgctGTAcctttaacatgaactaataatgagcTGCACTtatgcagcatttattaatctttgttaatgttaattttaacaattactaatactttattgttaacattagttaatgcactgtgaactaacatgaacaaataatta
This genomic interval from Misgurnus anguillicaudatus chromosome 17, ASM2758022v2, whole genome shotgun sequence contains the following:
- the LOC129452089 gene encoding gamma-crystallin M2-like; protein product: MGKVIFYEDRNFQGRSYECNSDCADMSSYLSRCHSCRVENGCFMMYDHPNYMGHQYFFKRGEYADYMSMFGMSNWIRSCRMIPMHRGSYRMRIYERENFMGQMYEMMDDCDNIMDRYRMSQCQSCHVMDGHWLMYEQPHYRGRMWYVRPGEYRNFSNMGGMRFMSMRRIMDSWY